From one bacterium Scap17 genomic stretch:
- a CDS encoding D-cysteine desulfhydrase, producing MHLSRFPRVRLGHLSTPLEPMDNLSKLLGGPRLWIKRDDCTGLSTGGNKTRKLEFLMADALEQGADTIITQGATQSNHARQTAAAACKLGLECHILLEDRTGSDDRSYNYNGNVFLDQLHGATVAKREGGADMAAEMEALADKLIGKGKKPYIIPGGGSNEIGALGYVNAALELLSQANDMGLKIDHLVHATGSAGTQAGLVTGLTACNSGIPVLGIGVRAPKDKQEGNVFALAQKTEAKLGLSGVVKREDVVANCDYVGEGYGIPTESMIEAVTLLAQQEGILLDPVYSGKGMAGLIDLVRKGHFKEGENVVFLHTGGAVALFGYPDAFNFADYQA from the coding sequence ATGCATCTGTCCCGTTTTCCCCGTGTTCGTCTTGGTCACCTCTCGACTCCGCTGGAGCCGATGGACAACCTGAGCAAGCTGTTGGGTGGGCCGCGTCTCTGGATCAAACGTGATGACTGCACCGGGCTTTCCACCGGTGGCAACAAGACCCGCAAGCTGGAATTCTTGATGGCGGACGCGCTGGAGCAGGGCGCCGACACCATCATCACCCAAGGCGCTACCCAGTCCAACCACGCGCGTCAGACCGCTGCCGCTGCCTGCAAGCTGGGTCTTGAGTGCCACATCTTGCTGGAAGACCGTACCGGCAGCGACGACCGCAGCTACAACTACAACGGCAACGTCTTCCTCGACCAGCTGCATGGCGCGACGGTCGCCAAGCGTGAAGGTGGGGCCGACATGGCAGCCGAGATGGAAGCGCTGGCCGACAAGCTGATCGGCAAGGGCAAGAAGCCTTACATCATCCCGGGGGGTGGTTCCAACGAGATCGGCGCGCTGGGTTACGTGAATGCCGCCCTCGAGCTGCTGTCCCAGGCCAACGACATGGGCCTCAAGATCGATCACCTCGTGCACGCCACCGGCAGCGCCGGGACCCAGGCGGGTCTGGTGACGGGCCTGACCGCCTGCAACTCCGGCATTCCGGTACTCGGCATCGGCGTGCGGGCCCCGAAGGACAAGCAGGAAGGCAATGTCTTCGCGCTGGCGCAGAAGACTGAAGCCAAGCTGGGCCTGTCTGGCGTGGTGAAGCGCGAAGATGTCGTCGCCAATTGCGATTACGTCGGTGAAGGCTACGGCATTCCGACTGAAAGCATGATCGAGGCCGTCACGCTGTTGGCTCAGCAGGAAGGTATCCTGCTGGACCCGGTCTACTCCGGCAAGGGCATGGCTGGTCTGATCGACCTGGTGCGCAAGGGACACTTCAAGGAAGGCGAGAACGTGGTCTTCCTGCACACCGGCGGCGCCGTGGCCCTGTTCGGTTACCCGGACGCCTTCAACTTCGCGGATTACCAGGCCTGA
- the hisD gene encoding histidinol dehydrogenase, with amino-acid sequence MTIRHLKLAEAADGVAEEDQRTTAIVQDMLQDIRSRGEDAVRMYAEKFDNWSGDFVLSEEKLATLIESVPQSVKDDIDFAHRQIRRFAEAQRDSLTSFEIETEPGVVLGQRVLPIDAAGCYVPGGRYAHAASALMSVATAKAAGVKHITACSPPRGDSINPAVAYAMHVAGADRILEMGGVHAVASMAFGLFGGREADILVGPGNAFVAEAKRLLFGQVGIDVFAGPTESAVIADHTADPMTIAVDLVSQAEHGPNSPVWLFTTSEEVARRVIELVPLVGNDMPNAEVIHAAWRDYGEVILCDTREEVVQVSDQYACEHLQVLCEDLEWWKQNLSNYGSLFLGEGSTVTHGDKCSGTNHILPTKRAGRYSGGLNVHKFMKVLTTQQLSAEANLKFSAVGSRISRTEGMEGHARACDWRLTKYFPEQDWGFPVYAQKRY; translated from the coding sequence ATGACAATCAGACACCTCAAGCTGGCTGAAGCTGCCGACGGCGTGGCAGAGGAAGATCAGCGCACCACGGCCATCGTCCAGGACATGCTGCAGGACATTCGCTCGCGTGGTGAAGACGCCGTGCGCATGTATGCCGAGAAGTTCGACAACTGGAGCGGCGACTTCGTCCTCAGCGAGGAAAAGCTGGCCACGCTGATCGAGAGCGTGCCGCAGAGTGTCAAGGACGATATCGATTTCGCCCATCGCCAGATCCGTCGTTTCGCCGAAGCGCAGCGCGACAGTCTGACGTCCTTCGAGATCGAGACCGAGCCGGGTGTCGTGCTGGGTCAGCGCGTGCTGCCCATCGATGCCGCGGGTTGCTACGTGCCGGGCGGACGTTACGCGCACGCCGCCTCGGCGTTGATGAGCGTCGCCACGGCCAAGGCCGCCGGCGTCAAACACATCACGGCCTGTTCGCCGCCGCGCGGTGACAGCATCAATCCGGCGGTGGCCTACGCCATGCACGTGGCGGGTGCCGACCGTATCCTGGAGATGGGCGGCGTTCATGCGGTCGCCAGCATGGCCTTCGGGCTGTTCGGCGGGCGTGAAGCCGACATCCTCGTCGGTCCGGGCAATGCCTTCGTGGCCGAAGCCAAGCGTTTGCTGTTCGGGCAGGTCGGCATCGACGTCTTCGCCGGTCCCACCGAATCGGCGGTGATCGCCGATCACACGGCAGACCCGATGACCATCGCCGTGGATCTCGTTTCCCAAGCGGAGCACGGCCCGAACTCGCCGGTCTGGCTGTTCACCACCAGTGAAGAGGTCGCGCGCCGCGTCATCGAGTTGGTGCCGCTGGTCGGCAACGACATGCCCAACGCCGAGGTCATCCACGCCGCCTGGCGCGACTACGGCGAAGTCATCCTGTGCGACACCCGCGAAGAAGTGGTCCAGGTCAGTGATCAGTACGCCTGCGAACACCTGCAGGTGCTGTGTGAGGATCTGGAGTGGTGGAAGCAGAACCTCAGCAACTACGGCTCTCTGTTCCTGGGCGAAGGCAGCACCGTCACCCACGGTGACAAGTGTTCCGGCACCAACCACATCCTGCCGACCAAGCGCGCCGGTCGCTACTCCGGCGGTCTGAATGTCCACAAGTTCATGAAGGTACTGACCACGCAACAGCTCAGTGCCGAAGCCAACCTCAAGTTCAGTGCCGTCGGTTCGCGCATCTCGCGTACCGAAGGGATGGAAGGCCATGCCCGTGCCTGTGACTGGCGCCTCACCAAATACTTCCCCGAGCAGGATTGGGGTTTCCCCGTCTATGCCCAGAAGCGGTATTGA
- a CDS encoding aminotransferase class I/II-fold pyridoxal phosphate-dependent enzyme — protein sequence MRRFAKSFTQQEAISDTAIEAAVAVMRSGRLHRYNLAEGEQGETALLEKEFAASLGIPHALACASGGYALQLALRACGLEAGDKVLCNAFTLSPVPGSIVAAGGEPVLVDILEDTTVDPEDLARAADQSGARFFMLSHMRGHIGDMHAIMQVCDSRGITVIEDCAHTMGASYDGKPSGTFGKVGCYSTQTYKHVNSGEGGLLATADDEVMRRAIILSGSYMLYDRHLAAPAAESFAETRLQTPNMSGRMDNLRAAILRPQLRELAERRERWNALYARMQDRLAAMEGVTPILRGPLEGYVGSSIQFTLAQCTHEQIAAFIAGCEARGLPVKWYGKPLPEDYTSRYDSWAYLGSHRAVPNADRVLASLCDLRLPLTFDVQDCEVIADLIQDALHSARPVSTVA from the coding sequence ATGCGTCGTTTTGCCAAGTCATTCACCCAGCAGGAAGCCATCTCCGATACCGCCATCGAGGCTGCTGTCGCTGTGATGCGCAGTGGTCGCCTGCATCGCTACAACCTAGCGGAAGGCGAGCAGGGCGAAACGGCGCTGCTGGAAAAGGAATTTGCAGCGAGTCTGGGCATTCCCCATGCGCTGGCCTGTGCCTCTGGCGGCTATGCCCTGCAGCTGGCACTGCGCGCCTGCGGACTCGAGGCCGGTGACAAGGTGTTGTGCAACGCCTTCACCCTGTCCCCGGTGCCCGGCAGCATCGTCGCCGCCGGTGGCGAGCCGGTGCTGGTGGACATCCTCGAGGACACCACCGTCGATCCGGAGGATCTGGCGCGTGCGGCAGATCAGAGCGGGGCCCGTTTCTTCATGCTCTCGCACATGCGCGGCCATATCGGCGACATGCACGCGATCATGCAGGTCTGCGACAGCCGCGGCATCACGGTGATCGAGGATTGCGCGCATACCATGGGCGCGAGCTACGACGGCAAGCCCAGCGGCACTTTCGGCAAGGTCGGCTGCTACAGCACCCAGACCTACAAGCACGTCAATTCCGGTGAAGGTGGCCTGCTGGCGACCGCCGATGATGAAGTGATGCGACGCGCTATCATCCTGTCGGGCTCCTACATGCTGTACGACCGCCACCTAGCGGCGCCGGCCGCGGAGAGCTTCGCCGAGACGCGCCTGCAGACACCCAACATGAGTGGTCGCATGGACAATCTGCGTGCCGCCATCCTGCGTCCGCAACTGAGAGAGCTGGCAGAGCGTCGTGAGCGCTGGAATGCCCTGTATGCCCGCATGCAGGACCGGCTCGCAGCCATGGAGGGCGTCACGCCCATCCTGCGTGGCCCGCTGGAAGGCTACGTCGGAAGCTCCATCCAGTTCACGCTGGCACAGTGCACCCACGAGCAGATCGCCGCCTTCATCGCAGGCTGTGAAGCGCGTGGGTTACCGGTGAAATGGTACGGCAAGCCGCTGCCGGAGGATTACACCAGCCGCTACGACAGCTGGGCCTATCTGGGCAGCCATCGTGCGGTGCCTAATGCCGATCGTGTACTGGCGTCACTGTGTGATCTGCGCCTTCCGCTGACCTTCGACGTCCAGGACTGTGAGGTCATCGCTGACTTGATCCAGGACGCTCTGCACAGCGCACGACCTGTCTCGACCGTCGCGTGA
- a CDS encoding TRAP transporter substrate-binding protein, whose translation MFNKALLATAVMLAMSATAQAKTFKVGMGDPMDSDQGALAQRFEELVEDLSDGEMQVELFPGGQLGSETGMIQDTRIGKLDFALIGVGNLTPYAPRLGALTMPYALRSHADAVKATTGPLADEWNQIAEKQAGVHIVSWLYSNFRYLTNSKRPVTSLEDLEGMKIRVPQNKIMLATYQAWGASPISMSWPEVFTGLQQGVIDGQDNPDIVNYTMKFQEVQKYLTEVHYQYSLQPIVMGVRTYNKLSDEEREIIDRAGLEAQLYALQFQLTEASQARAAMEAEGVQSAQLTDEDKWISIAKEEVWPQFYEEIGGKESFDELQKALGH comes from the coding sequence ATGTTCAATAAAGCTCTCTTGGCAACCGCAGTGATGTTGGCGATGTCAGCGACCGCTCAGGCCAAGACCTTCAAGGTCGGCATGGGCGATCCGATGGATTCGGATCAGGGCGCGCTTGCACAGCGCTTCGAGGAACTGGTCGAGGACCTTTCCGATGGCGAGATGCAGGTGGAGTTGTTCCCGGGCGGTCAGCTGGGCTCCGAGACCGGCATGATCCAGGACACGCGCATCGGCAAGCTGGACTTCGCGCTGATCGGCGTCGGCAATCTGACGCCCTACGCGCCGCGCCTCGGCGCGCTCACCATGCCCTATGCACTGCGTAGCCATGCGGATGCCGTCAAGGCCACCACCGGCCCGCTGGCGGATGAATGGAACCAGATCGCCGAGAAACAGGCCGGCGTCCACATCGTCAGCTGGCTGTATTCCAACTTCCGTTATCTGACCAACTCCAAGCGTCCGGTGACGTCGCTGGAAGACCTTGAAGGCATGAAGATCCGTGTGCCGCAGAACAAGATCATGCTCGCCACCTATCAGGCCTGGGGCGCCAGCCCGATCAGCATGTCGTGGCCGGAAGTCTTCACCGGTCTGCAGCAGGGCGTGATCGATGGCCAGGACAACCCGGACATCGTCAACTACACGATGAAGTTCCAGGAAGTGCAGAAGTATCTGACCGAGGTCCACTACCAGTACTCCCTGCAGCCGATCGTCATGGGGGTGCGTACCTACAACAAGCTCTCTGACGAGGAGCGCGAGATCATCGATCGCGCCGGCCTGGAAGCCCAGCTCTATGCGCTTCAATTCCAGCTGACCGAGGCCTCTCAGGCGCGTGCTGCCATGGAAGCTGAAGGGGTGCAGTCCGCCCAGCTGACCGACGAGGACAAGTGGATCAGCATTGCCAAGGAAGAAGTCTGGCCGCAGTTCTATGAAGAGATCGGCGGCAAGGAATCCTTCGACGAATTGCAGAAAGCATTGGGCCACTGA
- a CDS encoding TRAP transporter small permease, with translation MLARLNNLEDYACRFLLAVFVLLLFSQVVLRVVFGIGMAWMEELARYAFVWFVFLGAAHAAHLSAHNRLQTHINLLPRKVANAILLFVDLIWALFSLIIAYKSLDLIGLLTEFPYESPALGWSLAYVYYIFPVAFTLMAFRVLQVQFLKLVRGIEPGNVDDEEVKRITEGAPDAADDTRTAKMGG, from the coding sequence ATGTTGGCCAGATTGAACAATCTCGAGGATTACGCCTGCCGCTTTCTACTCGCGGTCTTCGTACTCCTGCTGTTTTCCCAAGTGGTATTGCGTGTCGTGTTCGGTATCGGCATGGCATGGATGGAAGAGCTGGCACGCTACGCCTTCGTCTGGTTCGTCTTCCTGGGGGCTGCACACGCGGCTCACCTGAGTGCCCACAATCGGCTGCAGACCCATATCAATCTGCTGCCGCGCAAGGTGGCCAACGCCATCCTGCTGTTTGTCGACCTTATCTGGGCGCTCTTCAGCCTGATCATCGCCTACAAGAGCCTGGATCTGATCGGGCTTCTCACCGAGTTTCCCTATGAGTCCCCAGCGCTCGGCTGGTCGCTCGCCTATGTCTATTACATCTTCCCCGTGGCCTTCACCTTGATGGCCTTTCGCGTATTGCAGGTGCAGTTCCTCAAGCTGGTCAGAGGCATCGAGCCCGGCAACGTGGACGACGAGGAAGTGAAGCGCATCACGGAAGGGGCCCCGGATGCCGCCGATGACACCCGCACCGCCAAGATGGGAGGCTGA
- a CDS encoding TRAP transporter large permease, translating into MAATILFSLFGALLFLGSPIVVALGVASMAVYVVSGDDITSLVELAFSAINSFPLMALPSFILAGALMGDAGIARRLIRIAEELAGPAAGGLGAAAVMACMFFGAISGSGPATTAAVGMLVIPAMIERGYGRSYPAAITATAGGLGVVIPPSMPLVIYGVTANESISALFMAGVIPGIMLGAALMIANYITAKRNGYQAQGEPYDKARVFKVLKEGFWSLMAPVVILGGIYSGLFTPTEAAVVSIFYALFVGVFIHKESSLLGLNEAFQNTTWLTGRVLIIMFTATAFGRILVEHHIPAMIAQGILNITDSLWLVWVLVIAFLLIVGMFIEILATIMIVTPVLLPVMVELGVDPVHFGIVLVVSLGIGFSTPPLGENMFISSSIANVSIEKISVRALPLVGTMVLIALLLAFVPQLTMWLPDMMGF; encoded by the coding sequence ATGGCCGCGACTATTCTGTTCTCTCTGTTCGGTGCACTGCTGTTTCTGGGCTCACCCATCGTCGTTGCCCTTGGGGTGGCGTCCATGGCGGTCTATGTCGTCAGTGGTGATGACATCACCTCGCTGGTGGAGCTGGCGTTCTCGGCGATCAACTCCTTCCCGCTGATGGCACTGCCATCCTTCATTCTGGCGGGCGCCCTGATGGGCGACGCCGGCATCGCGCGGCGTCTGATTCGTATCGCCGAAGAGCTGGCGGGCCCGGCCGCAGGTGGCCTGGGGGCGGCAGCGGTGATGGCCTGCATGTTCTTCGGCGCCATCTCCGGCTCGGGGCCGGCGACCACGGCGGCCGTGGGCATGCTGGTGATTCCGGCGATGATCGAACGTGGCTACGGCCGCAGCTATCCGGCGGCGATTACCGCCACCGCTGGCGGACTGGGCGTCGTGATTCCGCCCAGCATGCCGTTGGTCATCTACGGGGTGACCGCCAACGAGTCGATCTCGGCGCTGTTCATGGCGGGTGTCATCCCGGGCATCATGCTGGGGGCGGCCCTGATGATCGCCAACTACATCACCGCCAAGCGCAACGGCTATCAGGCCCAGGGCGAGCCGTACGACAAGGCGCGTGTCTTCAAGGTACTCAAGGAGGGCTTCTGGTCACTGATGGCACCGGTGGTCATCCTCGGCGGCATCTACAGCGGTCTTTTCACACCGACCGAAGCCGCCGTCGTCTCGATCTTCTATGCGCTGTTCGTCGGTGTCTTCATTCACAAGGAGTCCTCGCTGCTGGGCTTGAATGAAGCCTTCCAGAACACGACTTGGCTGACCGGTCGCGTGCTGATCATCATGTTCACCGCTACCGCCTTCGGTCGCATCCTGGTGGAGCATCACATTCCGGCCATGATCGCCCAGGGCATCCTCAACATCACCGACAGCCTGTGGCTGGTGTGGGTGCTGGTGATCGCCTTCCTGCTGATCGTCGGCATGTTCATCGAGATTCTGGCCACCATCATGATCGTCACGCCGGTGTTGCTGCCGGTCATGGTGGAGCTGGGCGTCGACCCGGTGCACTTCGGGATCGTGCTGGTGGTGAGTCTCGGGATCGGCTTCTCGACCCCGCCACTGGGCGAGAACATGTTCATCAGCTCCAGCATCGCCAACGTGTCCATCGAGAAAATCTCGGTGCGGGCGCTGCCGCTGGTCGGCACCATGGTGCTGATCGCCTTGCTGCTGGCCTTCGTGCCGCAGCTGACAATGTGGCTGCCGGATATGATGGGCTTCTAG
- a CDS encoding aspartate/glutamate racemase family protein, which yields MRSSHDASGAEHIVVGVLGGMGPDATVAFMQQVIQATPAEDDINHVHMVVDNNPKVPSRIKALLEGGDVSPGPAIAEMAQRLEQSGCDFLVMPCNTAHYYWQDAQDAVSIPVWHIVERTLDWVAAQWPGARVGMLCSPALRKIGLYEGFIESRGLSLAYPQDEDAMLEVIRSVKKGQVSDDAVGGAFRQAAADLVAQEADVLVLACTELSIISHLLDDRLPIVDSVEALAVSVAQAATQ from the coding sequence ATGAGAAGCTCGCATGACGCCTCGGGCGCAGAACATATCGTCGTGGGCGTGTTGGGCGGCATGGGGCCGGATGCCACGGTGGCCTTCATGCAGCAGGTGATCCAGGCCACACCGGCCGAGGACGACATCAATCATGTACACATGGTGGTCGACAACAATCCCAAGGTGCCGTCGCGCATCAAGGCTCTGCTGGAAGGGGGCGATGTCTCTCCGGGGCCTGCCATCGCGGAAATGGCCCAGCGACTGGAGCAGTCCGGGTGTGATTTTCTGGTCATGCCCTGCAACACGGCCCACTACTACTGGCAGGATGCGCAGGACGCCGTCTCGATTCCGGTGTGGCATATCGTCGAGCGCACCCTGGACTGGGTGGCGGCGCAGTGGCCGGGCGCACGTGTCGGCATGCTGTGTTCCCCGGCGCTGCGCAAGATTGGCCTTTACGAAGGCTTCATCGAGTCGCGTGGTCTGTCGCTGGCCTATCCCCAGGATGAGGACGCGATGCTGGAGGTGATCCGCAGCGTCAAGAAAGGCCAGGTGAGTGATGACGCCGTCGGGGGAGCCTTCCGTCAGGCCGCCGCTGACCTGGTGGCGCAGGAAGCCGATGTGCTGGTGCTGGCCTGCACCGAGCTCTCCATTATCAGCCATCTGCTCGATGACCGGCTGCCGATCGTGGATTCCGTCGAAGCGCTGGCCGTCAGCGTGGCACAGGCGGCCACTCAGTAA
- a CDS encoding helix-turn-helix transcriptional regulator, producing MSVTTPVLPPSPGVSTRGPDQVPFSSSVCEHDPDIYEIPASALHVETGQQVMEVPIHQHRKGQLVIALHGVVTSRVPEGLWMVPPHSGVWIPGNLPHSNHLTRGGRVCHLFIEPGALEMPSHSCTLSISPLLRELVLRLAELPQPYPEQGPTARLVGVLMEELACMPSERLHLPLPEDPRLTRISDALIKTPDDRRTLAEWASELAMSERTLARLIQRDTGLSFSRWRQQLHLVVAIRLLAEGMSVQRVSEDVGYQSVNAFISMFKKLLGTTPARYLQEREQRRSGSGMGGA from the coding sequence ATGTCAGTGACCACACCCGTTCTACCGCCATCGCCCGGGGTCAGCACCCGCGGCCCCGATCAGGTGCCCTTCTCCAGCAGCGTCTGCGAGCACGACCCGGACATCTACGAGATTCCGGCCAGCGCCCTGCATGTCGAGACCGGCCAGCAGGTGATGGAAGTGCCGATCCACCAGCATCGCAAGGGACAGCTGGTGATCGCCCTGCATGGCGTGGTGACCAGTCGCGTACCGGAAGGTCTGTGGATGGTGCCGCCGCACAGCGGGGTCTGGATTCCCGGCAACCTGCCCCACAGCAATCATCTGACCCGTGGCGGCCGCGTCTGCCACCTGTTCATCGAGCCCGGTGCGCTCGAGATGCCAAGCCACAGCTGCACGCTGTCGATCTCGCCCCTGCTGCGTGAGCTGGTGCTGCGTCTGGCGGAGCTACCCCAGCCATATCCTGAACAGGGGCCGACAGCGCGGCTGGTCGGCGTGCTGATGGAAGAGCTGGCCTGCATGCCAAGCGAACGTCTGCACCTGCCCTTGCCCGAAGACCCGCGGCTGACCCGCATCAGCGATGCCCTGATCAAGACCCCGGACGACCGACGCACCCTGGCCGAGTGGGCGAGCGAACTGGCGATGAGCGAACGCACCCTCGCCCGGCTTATCCAGCGTGACACCGGCCTGAGCTTCAGCCGCTGGCGTCAGCAACTGCACCTGGTGGTGGCGATTCGCCTGCTGGCCGAAGGCATGAGCGTGCAGCGCGTCTCGGAAGACGTCGGCTATCAGTCCGTCAACGCCTTCATCAGCATGTTCAAGAAGCTGCTCGGCACTACACCCGCCCGCTACCTGCAGGAACGCGAGCAACGCCGCTCGGGCAGTGGCATGGGCGGCGCGTGA
- a CDS encoding CynX/NimT family MFS transporter — MTELCHSSPVRRLSHPAVLIAGILLIAMNLRAPFTSIAPLLERLQAALGFNATAAGLLMILPLLAFVVVSPWVPRLARGLGLERSLFLALVTIAAGIVLRVQGSMLALYLGIGLIGAGIAVGNVLLPSLVKRSFAQHVALLTSCYVLTMGIMAAIASALMVPLAQGSSAGWQYAMLIVVVLPLVTMGVWWPQLSRRSLPAAAKEAEKGAEKDVEKGAARPVRQAAVWHSPLAWQVTLFMGINSLLFYTVNSWLPSMLADNGFSAEKAGSLHGLLQLASALPGLILVPLMPRLKDQRLIAFATPCMSLAGFIGLWLMPKWALVWVLLLGAGSGASFILALSFMGLRARDAMQSASLSSMAQTLGYLLAAMGPPLIGALYDMQGNWQLALMVCAVLSVLMAGVGWLAGRDRQLPEASASE, encoded by the coding sequence ATGACTGAACTCTGCCACTCATCTCCTGTCCGGCGACTGAGCCATCCGGCCGTATTGATCGCCGGTATCCTGTTGATCGCCATGAACCTGCGTGCGCCCTTCACCAGTATCGCGCCACTGCTGGAGCGCCTGCAGGCGGCGCTGGGCTTCAATGCCACGGCGGCTGGCCTGTTGATGATTCTGCCGCTGCTGGCCTTCGTCGTCGTCTCGCCCTGGGTGCCGCGCCTCGCCAGAGGTCTCGGGCTTGAACGCAGTCTCTTCCTCGCCTTGGTGACGATCGCCGCGGGCATCGTGCTGCGGGTGCAGGGCAGCATGCTGGCCCTCTATCTGGGTATCGGCCTGATCGGGGCGGGCATTGCCGTGGGCAATGTGCTGCTGCCCAGTCTGGTCAAACGCAGCTTTGCGCAGCATGTCGCGCTGCTGACCTCCTGCTATGTGCTGACCATGGGCATCATGGCCGCCATCGCCTCGGCGCTGATGGTGCCGTTGGCACAGGGCAGCAGCGCTGGCTGGCAGTACGCGATGCTCATAGTGGTCGTTTTGCCATTGGTGACGATGGGGGTGTGGTGGCCGCAGTTGTCACGTCGCTCCCTGCCGGCGGCGGCGAAGGAAGCCGAGAAGGGTGCCGAGAAGGACGTCGAGAAGGGTGCCGCGCGGCCGGTGCGTCAGGCAGCCGTGTGGCATTCGCCACTGGCCTGGCAGGTGACGCTCTTCATGGGCATCAATTCGCTGCTGTTCTATACCGTCAACAGCTGGCTGCCGAGCATGCTGGCGGACAATGGCTTCTCAGCCGAGAAGGCGGGCTCGTTGCATGGTCTACTCCAGCTGGCTTCGGCCTTGCCGGGATTGATTCTGGTGCCCCTGATGCCGCGCCTGAAGGATCAACGCCTGATCGCCTTCGCGACGCCCTGCATGTCGCTGGCGGGATTCATCGGGCTATGGCTGATGCCAAAGTGGGCACTGGTGTGGGTGCTGTTGCTGGGCGCGGGCTCCGGGGCCAGCTTCATTCTCGCCTTGTCATTCATGGGGCTGCGGGCGCGTGATGCCATGCAGTCGGCTTCACTGTCGAGCATGGCGCAGACGCTGGGCTATCTGCTCGCGGCCATGGGGCCGCCGCTGATCGGCGCGCTCTACGATATGCAGGGCAATTGGCAGCTGGCACTGATGGTCTGCGCCGTCCTCAGTGTGCTGATGGCAGGTGTCGGCTGGCTGGCGGGCAGAGACCGCCAGTTGCCTGAGGCGTCGGCATCTGAATAA